In Opitutus sp. ER46, the following are encoded in one genomic region:
- the meaB gene encoding methylmalonyl Co-A mutase-associated GTPase MeaB, whose amino-acid sequence MSASDPHHAHCPQPRPDWVPENAGPAFATRVMQGATPVASARAGSGIKRRQLSLDEYAEGVLAGQRTILGRAITLIESNAAHHQEQAQQLLSRLLPHTGKSRRIGITGIPGAGKSTFIEAFGCHLTELGHKVAVLAIDPSSTLTGGSILGDKVRMEKLSQQPNAFIRPSPSGGSLGGVARKTREAMLVCEAAGFDVVIVETVGVGQNEVTVRSMVDFFLVLMIAGAGDEVQGIKKGIIELADTLVINKADGDNLHRATAAQAEMKRVLHYLHRATEGWETPALLASALTKAGIPDVWNTTTAYFQHVEAIGALADRRRVQAVEWMHALIAEGLRTEFYATPAIRDRMAALETAVGAGKTPVFSAALELLNLFRSSLRP is encoded by the coding sequence ATGTCCGCGTCCGACCCTCATCACGCCCACTGCCCGCAACCGCGCCCCGACTGGGTGCCGGAGAACGCCGGTCCCGCCTTCGCGACCCGGGTCATGCAGGGCGCCACGCCCGTCGCCAGCGCGCGCGCCGGCTCCGGCATTAAGCGCCGCCAGCTCAGCCTCGACGAATACGCCGAGGGCGTCCTCGCCGGCCAGCGCACCATCCTCGGTCGCGCCATCACGCTCATCGAGAGCAACGCCGCCCACCACCAGGAGCAGGCGCAACAGCTTCTCTCCCGCCTCCTCCCGCACACCGGCAAGTCCCGCCGCATCGGCATCACCGGCATCCCCGGCGCCGGCAAGAGCACGTTCATCGAGGCCTTCGGCTGCCATCTCACCGAGCTCGGCCACAAGGTCGCCGTCCTCGCCATCGACCCCTCCAGCACCCTCACCGGCGGCTCCATCCTCGGCGACAAGGTGCGCATGGAGAAACTCAGCCAGCAGCCCAACGCCTTCATCCGCCCGTCCCCCTCCGGCGGCTCCCTCGGCGGCGTCGCCCGCAAGACCCGCGAGGCCATGCTCGTCTGCGAAGCCGCCGGCTTCGATGTTGTCATCGTCGAAACCGTCGGCGTCGGCCAGAACGAGGTCACCGTCCGCTCCATGGTCGACTTCTTCCTCGTCCTCATGATCGCCGGCGCCGGCGACGAGGTGCAGGGCATCAAGAAGGGCATCATCGAGCTCGCCGACACGCTCGTCATCAACAAGGCCGACGGCGACAACCTGCACCGCGCCACCGCCGCCCAGGCGGAGATGAAGCGCGTGTTGCACTACCTTCACCGCGCCACCGAGGGCTGGGAAACGCCCGCCCTCCTCGCCTCCGCGCTCACCAAGGCGGGCATCCCCGACGTCTGGAACACCACCACCGCCTACTTCCAGCACGTCGAAGCCATCGGCGCCCTCGCCGACCGCCGCCGCGTGCAGGCCGTGGAGTGGATGCACGCCCTCATCGCCGAGGGCCTCCGCACCGAGTTCTACGCCACCCCCGCCATCCGCGACCGCATGGCCGCCCTGGAAACCGCCGTCGGCGCCGGCAAGACGCCCGTCTTCTCCGCCGCCCTCGAACTCCTAAACCTCTTCCGAAGCTCGCTCCGCCCGTGA
- the scpA gene encoding methylmalonyl-CoA mutase, giving the protein MKNAPDFTKLAYDSFAFDAKPSAGAAPAADAWQTYEQIPVQPVFTAANLPPAPTLDTMPGIAPFTRGPYATMYVQKPWTIRQYAGFSTAEESNAFYKRNLAAGQAGLSVAFDLATHRGYDSDHPRVVGDVGKAGVAIDSVLDMQVLFRDIPLNKVSVSMTMNGAVLPVMAFYICAALEQGAKLEELAGTIQNDILKEFMVRNTYIYPPAPSMKIIADIFAFTSQKMPKFNSISISGYHMQEAGATADLELAYTLADGLEYLRTGVKAGLNVDAFAPRLSFFWAIGKNFFMEVAKMRAARTLWAEIVGQFNPKNPKSSALRTHSQTSGWSLTEQDPFNNVARTSLEALASVCGHTQSLHTNALDEAIALPTDFSARIARNTQLHLQQETGVCNVVDPWGGSYYVEYLTNELITKARAHLAEVEKLGGMTKAIEAGIPKLRIEEAAARRQAKIDSGKETIVGLNKYRLEQEAPLDILEVDNTAVRESQIKRLKELRGARNEAACKAALAALTACAKSGQGNLLELAVAAAQARATLGEISSALEEVFGRYQAQIRSISGVYRQEFGEEKSVQEIKKKIAKFEAKEGRRPRILIAKLGQDGHDRGAKVVATAMADLGFDVDIGPLFQTPEEAAKMAVENDVHVVAMSSLAAGHKTLLPALRDALKALGREDIMIVCGGVIPAPDYDFLLANGASAIFGPGTVIPKSTDRVLDLLLERI; this is encoded by the coding sequence ATGAAGAACGCGCCAGATTTCACCAAGCTCGCCTACGATTCCTTCGCCTTCGACGCGAAGCCTTCGGCTGGCGCCGCCCCGGCGGCCGATGCCTGGCAGACGTACGAGCAAATTCCGGTGCAGCCGGTGTTCACCGCGGCCAACCTGCCGCCGGCGCCCACCCTCGACACCATGCCCGGCATCGCCCCGTTCACCCGCGGGCCGTACGCCACCATGTACGTCCAGAAGCCGTGGACCATCCGCCAATACGCGGGTTTCTCCACCGCCGAGGAGTCCAACGCCTTCTACAAGCGTAACCTGGCCGCCGGCCAGGCCGGCTTGTCCGTCGCGTTCGATCTCGCCACCCACCGCGGCTACGACAGCGACCACCCCCGCGTGGTCGGTGACGTCGGCAAGGCGGGCGTCGCGATCGACTCCGTCCTCGATATGCAGGTCCTGTTCCGCGACATCCCGCTGAACAAGGTCTCCGTCTCGATGACGATGAACGGCGCGGTCCTCCCCGTGATGGCGTTCTACATCTGCGCCGCGCTCGAACAGGGCGCCAAGCTCGAGGAGCTCGCGGGCACGATCCAGAACGACATCCTCAAGGAGTTCATGGTGCGGAACACCTACATCTATCCGCCCGCTCCCTCGATGAAGATCATCGCCGACATCTTCGCGTTCACCTCGCAGAAGATGCCGAAGTTCAACTCGATCTCCATCTCCGGCTACCACATGCAGGAAGCCGGCGCCACCGCCGACCTCGAGCTCGCCTACACGCTCGCCGACGGCCTCGAGTACCTCCGCACCGGCGTCAAGGCCGGCCTCAATGTCGACGCCTTCGCGCCGCGGCTCTCCTTCTTCTGGGCCATCGGCAAGAACTTCTTCATGGAGGTCGCGAAGATGCGCGCCGCCCGCACGCTGTGGGCCGAGATCGTCGGGCAGTTCAACCCGAAGAACCCGAAGTCCAGCGCCCTGCGCACGCACTCGCAGACTTCCGGCTGGTCGCTCACCGAGCAGGACCCGTTCAACAACGTCGCCCGCACCTCCCTCGAGGCGCTCGCCAGCGTCTGCGGTCACACGCAGTCCCTGCACACCAACGCCCTCGACGAGGCCATCGCCCTCCCGACCGACTTCTCCGCGCGCATCGCCCGCAACACCCAGCTGCACCTGCAGCAGGAGACCGGCGTGTGCAACGTCGTCGATCCGTGGGGCGGCAGCTACTATGTCGAATACCTCACCAACGAGCTCATCACGAAGGCCCGCGCCCACCTGGCCGAGGTCGAGAAGCTCGGCGGCATGACCAAGGCCATCGAGGCCGGCATCCCGAAGCTCCGCATCGAGGAGGCCGCCGCCCGCCGCCAGGCCAAGATCGACTCCGGCAAGGAGACCATCGTCGGCCTCAACAAGTACCGCCTCGAGCAGGAGGCCCCGCTCGACATCCTCGAGGTCGACAACACCGCCGTCCGCGAGTCGCAGATCAAGCGCCTCAAGGAACTGCGCGGCGCCCGCAACGAGGCCGCCTGCAAGGCCGCCCTCGCCGCCCTCACCGCTTGCGCGAAGTCCGGCCAGGGCAACCTGCTCGAACTCGCCGTCGCCGCCGCCCAGGCGCGCGCCACCCTCGGTGAAATCAGCAGCGCCCTCGAGGAGGTCTTCGGCCGCTACCAGGCCCAGATCCGCTCCATCTCGGGCGTGTACCGCCAGGAATTCGGAGAGGAGAAATCCGTGCAGGAGATCAAAAAGAAGATCGCCAAGTTCGAAGCCAAGGAGGGCCGCCGCCCCCGCATCCTGATCGCCAAGCTGGGTCAGGATGGACACGACCGCGGCGCCAAGGTCGTCGCCACCGCGATGGCCGACCTGGGCTTCGACGTCGACATCGGGCCGCTCTTCCAGACGCCCGAGGAAGCCGCCAAGATGGCCGTGGAAAACGACGTCCACGTGGTCGCGATGAGCTCGCTCGCCGCCGGTCACAAGACGCTCCTCCCCGCCCTCCGCGACGCCCTCAAGGCCCTCGGCCGCGAGGACATCATGATCGTGTGCGGCGGCGTCATCCCCGCGCCCGATTACGACTTCCTGCTGGCCAACGGCGCCTCGGCCATCTTCGGCCCCGGCACCGTCATCCCGAAGTCCACCGATCGCGTGCTCGACCTGCTGCTCGAGCGCATTTGA
- a CDS encoding methylmalonyl-CoA mutase family protein, which produces MSSVPDTNTNTAPIEAVTDAFARWKKTVEAELKGAPFDKKLVTRTFEGVALQPLYTRADLVGLRDVATQPGQAPFLRGKSATGYKARAWEIAQEIAASTPKDFNAAVKADLMRGQDSVVLSESLPVSSLADLRTALDGVALDAIPAHLEAGADALPVAALYVALAEERKVPLAKLTGSVAADPLSQWVKTGHLPHSLADLYTNLAEWTRWASQNAPALHTIGVNARVWGDAGANAVQELAFALAEAAEYLRALQERNVSADVAGARVRVQFAVGPQFFTEIAKFRAWRSLWTRVLVAFGAAPATAAKSAVHAATGRWNKTLLDPHVNMLRVTTEALSAVLGGCDSLHIAPFDEVTGSTDDFSRRIARNVHTVLAEEFSFTQTADPAGGSWYVEKLTDELAHKAWELFQSIEAKGGYAAAVREGFLQKLATDAANEKTDAIGKRRLGLIGTNLFPNLKEKPLAPKAAKPAKKAKAAKAKAAKVTAGANWSETFASAVKAAAAGTAAAQLTVATSAPEAEATPVAAFRASAGFETLRAASDAYAAANGGKRPRVFLAKMGPVLQHKARADFSAGFFAPGGFEIVAKQAFDTPEAAAKAAAESGAAIAVLCSTDDTYPTLVPAFAAAAKAAKPDLKLVLAGLPAEKETVAAFRAAGIDEFIHIRASVYDLLANFLKLIGALK; this is translated from the coding sequence ATGTCCTCTGTGCCAGATACTAATACCAATACGGCGCCTATCGAGGCCGTGACCGACGCGTTCGCGCGATGGAAAAAAACCGTCGAAGCCGAGCTCAAGGGCGCGCCTTTCGATAAAAAACTCGTCACCCGCACGTTCGAAGGTGTTGCCCTGCAACCCCTCTACACGCGGGCCGATCTCGTCGGCCTCCGGGACGTCGCGACCCAGCCGGGCCAGGCGCCCTTCCTGCGCGGCAAGTCCGCCACGGGTTACAAGGCTCGCGCCTGGGAAATCGCCCAGGAGATCGCCGCCTCCACGCCCAAGGATTTCAACGCCGCAGTAAAAGCCGACCTTATGCGCGGCCAGGACAGCGTCGTCCTGAGCGAGAGCCTCCCGGTCTCCTCGCTCGCCGACCTGCGCACCGCCCTCGACGGCGTCGCGCTGGACGCCATTCCCGCCCACCTCGAGGCGGGTGCCGACGCCCTGCCGGTCGCGGCCCTCTACGTGGCCCTCGCCGAAGAGCGCAAGGTCCCGCTCGCCAAGCTCACCGGTAGCGTCGCCGCCGACCCGCTCAGCCAGTGGGTCAAGACCGGTCACCTGCCCCACAGCCTGGCCGACCTCTACACCAACCTCGCCGAATGGACCCGTTGGGCGTCTCAGAACGCCCCGGCGCTCCACACCATCGGCGTCAACGCCCGCGTCTGGGGCGATGCCGGTGCCAACGCCGTCCAGGAACTTGCCTTCGCCCTCGCCGAGGCCGCGGAATACCTCCGCGCCCTGCAGGAGCGCAACGTGAGCGCCGACGTCGCCGGAGCCCGCGTCCGCGTCCAATTCGCCGTCGGCCCGCAGTTCTTCACCGAGATCGCGAAGTTCCGCGCCTGGCGCTCCCTCTGGACCCGCGTCCTCGTCGCCTTCGGCGCCGCCCCCGCGACCGCCGCCAAGTCCGCCGTCCACGCCGCCACCGGCCGCTGGAACAAGACCCTCCTCGATCCGCACGTGAACATGCTGCGGGTCACCACCGAGGCCCTCTCCGCCGTCCTCGGCGGCTGCGACAGCCTCCACATCGCGCCGTTCGACGAGGTCACCGGTTCCACCGACGACTTCTCCCGCCGCATCGCGCGCAACGTCCACACCGTCCTCGCCGAGGAATTCAGCTTCACGCAGACTGCTGATCCCGCGGGTGGCTCGTGGTACGTCGAGAAGCTCACCGACGAACTCGCCCACAAGGCCTGGGAGCTCTTCCAGAGCATCGAGGCCAAGGGCGGTTACGCCGCCGCCGTCCGCGAGGGCTTCCTCCAGAAGCTCGCGACCGACGCCGCCAACGAGAAGACCGACGCCATCGGCAAGCGCCGCCTCGGCCTCATCGGCACGAACCTCTTCCCCAACCTGAAGGAGAAGCCGCTCGCCCCGAAGGCCGCCAAGCCCGCCAAGAAGGCCAAGGCCGCGAAGGCCAAAGCCGCCAAGGTCACCGCCGGCGCCAACTGGTCCGAGACCTTCGCCAGCGCCGTCAAGGCCGCCGCCGCCGGCACCGCCGCCGCCCAGCTCACCGTCGCCACCAGCGCGCCGGAAGCCGAGGCCACGCCGGTCGCCGCCTTCCGCGCCTCCGCCGGCTTCGAAACCCTCCGCGCCGCGTCCGACGCCTACGCCGCCGCCAACGGTGGCAAGCGCCCGCGCGTGTTCCTCGCGAAGATGGGCCCCGTCCTCCAGCACAAGGCCCGCGCCGACTTCTCGGCCGGCTTCTTTGCCCCGGGCGGTTTTGAAATCGTCGCCAAGCAGGCGTTCGACACGCCCGAGGCCGCCGCCAAGGCCGCCGCTGAGTCCGGCGCCGCGATCGCCGTCCTCTGCTCGACCGACGACACCTACCCGACCCTCGTCCCGGCGTTCGCCGCCGCGGCCAAGGCCGCCAAGCCCGACCTCAAGCTCGTGCTCGCCGGCCTCCCCGCCGAAAAGGAAACCGTCGCCGCTTTCCGCGCCGCCGGCATCGACGAGTTCATCCACATCCGCGCCAGCGTCTACGACCTGCTCGCCAACTTCCTGAAACTGATCGGAGCCCTTAAATGA